From a region of the Hordeum vulgare subsp. vulgare unplaced genomic scaffold, MorexV3_pseudomolecules_assembly, whole genome shotgun sequence genome:
- the LOC123420795 gene encoding NAD(P)H-quinone oxidoreductase subunit 2 B, chloroplastic-like, translated as MIWHVQNENFILDSTRIFMKAFHLLLFNGSFIFPECILIFGLILLLMIDSTSDQKDRPWFYFISSTSLVISITALLFRWREEPIISFSGNFQTNNFNEIFQFLILLCSTLCIPLSVEYIECTEMAITEFLLFVLTATLGGMFLCGANDLITIFVAPECFSLCSYLLSGYTKRDLRSNEATMKYLLMGGASSSILVHGFSWLYGSSGGEIELQEIVNGLINTQMYNSPGISIALISITVGLGFKLSPAPFHQWTPDVYEGVWFVRQIPTSISISEVFGFCKTP; from the coding sequence ATGATCTGGCATGTACAGAATGAAAACTTCATTCTCGATTCTACGAGAATTTTTATGAAAGCGTTTCATTTGCTTCTCTTCAATGGAAGTTTCATTTTCCCAGAATGTATCCTAATTTTTGGCCTAATTCTTCTTCTGATGATCGATTCAACCTCTGATCAAAAAGATAGACCTTGGTTCTATTTCATCTCTTCAACAAGTTTAGTAATAAGCATAACGGCCCTATTGTTCCGATGGAGAGAAGAACCTATAATTAGCTTTTCGGGAAATTTCCAAACGAACAATTTCAACGAAATCTTTCAATTTCTCATTTTATTATGTTCAACTTTATGTATTCCTCTATCCgtagagtacattgaatgtacagaAATGGCTATAACAGAGTTTCTGTTATTCGTATTAACAGCTACTCTAGGGGGAATGTTTTTATGTGGTGCTAACGATTTAATAACTATCTTTGTAGCTCCAGAATGTTTCAGTTTATGTTCCTACCTATTGTCTGGATATACCAAGAGAGATCTACGGTCTAATGAGGCTACTATGAAATATTTACTCATGGGTGGGGCAAGCTCTTCTATTCTGGTTCATGGTTTCTCTTGGCTATATGGTTCATCTGGGGGGGAGATCGAGCTTCAAGAAATTGTGAACGGTCTTATCAATACACAAATGTATAACTCCCCAGGAATTTCAATTGCGCTTATATCCATCACTGTAGGACTTGGGTTCAAGCTTTCCCCAGCCCCTTTTCATCAATGGACTCCTGACGTCTACGAAGGAGTGTGGTTCGTTCGACAAATTCCTACCTCTATATCTATCTCTGAGGTGTTTGGGTTTTGCAAAACTCCATAG